AAATGCACCACTACAGCAGGTTATATCTCCGACGCGGAGATCAACCGGATTTTGGAAGAAAATCCGACTGCCAAAAAGACCTATGATGTGTCCAGCGACAGCAGCATCCTTGTCTACGACTCCACGGAATGGGTGGCTTACATGGACATTgaaatcaaaagaaatcgCACCGAGCACTACCGCCAACTCAACATGGGCGGCATATCAGACTGGGCAGTTGACCTTCAGTCATTCGCAAATAGTCCTCGGGGTGGTAACAACTCCGCCGAGAACCAAACCGTTGTCTACGTAGATTCCAGCATTTGGACGGAAGAGAACCCAGAGGTGACATGCCCAGCACCTTGTGCTCTCGTCCTCCCCAACTATCCTCTTAGCTCCACCACCGTTATCACTCCTCCGCCGCATGTCACCACGCTGGATGTGGCCTGGCCAACTCAGACGTTGATAACAAGGTCCAATGGGGAGGTAATCACCACTACCACCGTCACACGTATTTTACAGGAGACCACCATCATTGCTCCGCCAGGTAGGGCTTTCTACGAATTCCCTTGTAATGAGACTTGGCTAACACGAAGAGTCACAGTTACGGCAACTGATCTGCCCATGGCCAATATCAATATTACTATTCCACTTGACGAGGACGAAAGACTGATAATCAAGCCCAAGCCACGGTTCACTCCGGTGATTGTCACTATTACTAACGATCCGAATCCATTGTCTCAAACGGCTGTCTTGCATCCTCCAGTGACAAGAAGCGTGACTGTACCTCCCTGGCCCCAGACCACCGTCATCTATATCCCACCTAAGGAAAACaccgatgatgaggataatAACACAGATAGAGATGACAAGGACAATGACAAGGACAACgatgacaaggacaaggacaacgatgacaaggacaaggacaaggacgataaggacaaggacaagggCAAGGGTGGTGGTCATCACAGGATCAGGTTCCCACGCATACCGACCATCACAGTGACACACGGCCGTGGGTCCCCTATTTGCAGAGGAAAGAACTGCGGCCATCTGTGCTCCGACAGGTTTTGCGGGTGCAACCATggctgtggtggtggtgacaACGGATTCTCTGATCCAAACGACCCCAATCCTCCCCCAatccctccccctccacaaGACCCCAAGGACAAAGACTCATGCACTAGCTCTTCGGTTACAAACTACTGGGTCTCATGCGATTCTAAAACCGAGGGCCCGACCACAACCTCCTGCACTACTACCAAAAGTCTGGTGGCTGTGGGATGCGATGTCACGGCCACCACGACAACCACAGGCGTGGAATATTGCCCTACAGTGGATCCAAATGATCCCCAGGGAGAGGACGGCGGCGCACATAAGGTAAAGCGTACTAATACTTCGAAGACCAAACAGCCGCCAAAACCTACCAGCTCTCCAAAGCAACCCTCCTCCACGTCTTCCGAAACGACAACAAGTACCAAGAGCTCGAAGACATCGTCCCTACCGTCCGCGACGGCCGCCAGCGGCTGCAGCAAGGTCGGTAAGAGCCCCAGTATGCCCTCCCGCAAGTGCTGGAACAAATGCGACCCAGGCACGGGATTGCCCGTTGGCGGCGACTGGGCGAAGAACGACCCCTGGTGCTGGATAGCTGAAAGTGGTAGCGATTCGTATGCCAATTGCTTGAAGCAATCGGACTGTCCAACCGACTTTGAGTGCGCGGAGTCATGGGGCTGCGTTGTTCCACTGTCCGGTGGGTGTGCGCCTCAGGGTGGCAAGACCGGGTTAGGCAAAACCTGCTGGAGCAGCTGCAACGAAAAAACTGGGAAGCGGACGAACGATGAGTGGGAAAAGGGCATGCCATGGTGCTGGCTGCAGAATGGCAGATTTGCCAGCTGCAAAGAGGACGACGACTGCAGTGCCACCACTGAGTGTGTCCCGGACCATTGGAACCACGGTGGATGCAATACTAAGAGTAAGGCATGAGAGCTGGATAAAGGGATATAGGCATCATGACATGGGCTTGGCTTGGGGCGGGATTTGGTATATGGTCAATTCGAATACTTCATCGATTTTACTCTGTAGTGGTATCGCGATATGAACTGTATATTATTCTCGAGTACATATTACAGAAGAGGTGTAAATACACTGTGCTAGCTAAACGATAAGATGTTATAGTACGTCGCTACAATCCTCTTTCTCGGCTTTGTAAAGCCACTGGAAAGTTTCTGTTCATATGGCTGTTATATGGCAAGGGGGAAAGATGGCTCAAGCCAAATATATCTTTGCAGCAGTAGAACGCTAGCTCTCGCATGCGCTGTATATCTTATTCCTACACTGcaaacaaaagagagaggcaagaaggaaatggtGGTCGCATTCAACAGCCAGGATTTGCCGGTGGTCACTCTTCTACCCATAGTATTTTGCTTAGCAATAGAGAGTAGAACATGTAAGATCTTCACTTACCATAGCAACAAATACATCTTACTGGAATCCTGGGTTATGAAAAGTGAGCATTTGCATGTGTTTGGATACTGTTACCCAAAGGCCAATTACTGTACAAAATTCCTACGACCTTGGTATGGGGCAATTCCACACATTTGTCTAATCCTCTATATGGGGTATTGTATGGGGGAGTAAAATAGTTCTTAACGGATTAAGGTTCTTGCCCCTGGTTCCTCGGTTCCCGGTATACTGACGAAGGCTGGCCCCATTTTCATGTACGCAATGGCCCTACTCTGTCTGGCTAATGTAAGGCACGCCTGCAACTTAAACTTTCAAGTGTGCTAGTGTATTATAAGCTTAGTCTAACAAAACCAATGAACCTGTATCTCGCCACGCAGCTCGAGGACCTCGATATTATTAAGTACGCTGATGTCACAGGATATAATACTAAACCCAAGGTTCAAGTCGATCCCTATTCTTTTAATCTCCTCTTACTCCTACTCCTACCCACTTTTAGCGGCAATTTCCACCAAGAACATAGCTCTAAGATCTTCGTCTTTTACAATCCTCTCCGCAACTACGGCTTAGACAAAGCAGACGCACTTGAGCGCCGCTGGCGACGAAGCGAACTGCCTCACCCCTCGTCCTGCCGACGCGCCACCCATAGAGATGAGGTGATTCGAGCGATGTACCCTGGTGCGATCGCAGGGGTTGAACAGGTTTAGTTGCTGTGTGAAGGGAAGGAAGCGAGCCTCTGACAACctgataataatagttaGGTGTGAATTGAAACGATCAATCACCTGGGAGCTTATATATTCGGACGAATGACTGCGTCTATCGCTCTACCCCACAGAAACCGAAGGAGTTCTCTGTAGGCGTTGAAGACGCGCTTCCAAACTTCTTTAATCGACACAAGAGTGTGAATTACTTTAGACCAGGCCTGCGGGGCGTTGTAGAGTTCATATAGCATCTTGAGCGTATTCCTCGATGGAAGCTAGACTTCACGCAGGTTTCCCGTTGACACTGTGCTTCATTAGCCATCTGGGTTCCAACTCTACAATATAAGAGTACAGGGACTACAGCTCGACTCGCAAGCTAGTGTCCGTGGCTTTACTTCAGCACAAAAATACCAGGACTTCATGCCGATAGTTGACATTAGGTATCGCTAGATATCTGGGCATGCATAGTGTTAGACCGGCTCCAGATGTATTGTTAATCTCAGTATGACAAGAGTGAACTGTTCCAAAAAGTCATGCATTGTAACGTCACTTCATATCTCACACCGTTCTCCTCTGTCCACAACAGTCCAAGCCGAGGTCCAACCTAAACCACCGAAAGGAAAGTTGGGCCTCACGTGTCACGGTGGCGGACGGATTTGATATACCGAGGTCTAGATTTCCAAGCAGATTGTAAGCATCTCAAGACTGCTCTGGAAAGTGTTACAGCAAACCACTGTCATGTCAGCGCATCCATGCGGCGTTCGGCGCCATGCGCCGCTCGGTAGGTGCCGGATGGTGAGATATAATGCTTTGCAAGCTCCAAAAGCCGGTTCAGAATTTCGCTGCCTAAAGCACAATTGAATTGCTTTGCTGCCGCTGACTTGACAAGCTCAGCCACAACTCCATTTCCACTCCCCCACACTTGGCACCCTTACCCCATATAGCAAATGCAGGCAGCATTCGGAATTTAGCGAAATGTAACAGGACAGATGGTCGTGGTAGTCAATTTGTACATGTAGCTTGGCAGCGTGGCGCGCGGGAGATCACCGTCTTCTGGACCCTGAGCCCTTCCCTTTCATGGAGGCGCAGCGTTGAATTCCATGGGTCATTAGCAACTTGTAGTCTTCAGTATCACGGAGAGTCCCTGCTCTTGTCTCGGGGCAGCGCCTTGGTAGTTCTCCGATTGAGGGGTTGTCTGTGCTGAAAATTCTACTTAAGTGTCCTTCTCACTGCCCGACAATACTGCATAACACATTTATACGAAAGATACTTTGCGTCTATCATCATCCTGAGTTCACCAATCGGAGTACCCTACGAGCagctccaagaagaaaagcaaaaatgatGACCAAACTCTGGATGATCTTTGGCTGCATGGCGGCGGCCTTCTCAACCGCTACATCCACGAAACTCCTTCAAGAACAGAATGTTCCACTTACTCTCGCCCTCGAAATCGCCCAGGATGCAGTTCAGGACTGCGCCAAGAAGCAATACAGCGTATCGGCTGCTGTAGTTGACCGTGAGGGCGTCCTGCGCGCGCTCCTTCGGGCTGACAATGCAGCTATCCACACCCCCGAGGCGGCGCGCCGGAAGGCGTATACAGCTGCATCGTCGCGTACCGCGACCAGTACTATGGTCAAGAACATTCAAAATCCTGGCGCTGCCCAACTTGCCGCCGTTGATGATTTCCTAATTCTCGCTGGTGGCGTGCCAATCAAAGTCGGAAATGAGACAATCGGCGCTgtcggtgttggtggtgCGCCCAGTGGGGATTTCGATGAGGCTTGTGCGATGGTCGCACTCCAACAGGTAGCAGACAAGCTGCTGTAGGGTAGAACGTTTGGCACGATATTTCTTTCGAGAATGGGGAAGTCCGGACAATCAGCTCTTTTCGGCCGGCAGCTTCTAGCCCTGGCGTTTGTTGCTTTCGCATTGGGCATGCCTATAAGGTTTTGTGAGTGGTAATGGGCCTTGAGAGTATTGGGATGTATAACACACACTTTACTGGTCTCCTCGGGAATGATTTTGAGATGCCGGAGGGATTGTGATGTGTACTAAGGATGTTCATATGGACTTTGACTTACTTTTTCTGCTTTCATGGCATGACCCTACGGTTGAGATAGTAATCATATATCAAGTGCCTCGATATATTGATGTATGTCGCTCTGTAATCAAAGGATACAAGTAGAAGCTAAGATAGTCTGTTTGACTGTCGGCGCCATACAACACCGTTTTCATTTGGATAAACGCCCCTCGCAAAGTAGACTTAGTATTGGTGTCTTGAACTTGGCTTTAGCTGAGCCTCTGGATGACTAGGTGGCTGACGCCCAGAGAAGCTATTGGTTCTACCGACTAGTTCGCGATAGATTTGCGTTTCTAATTGGCGCGCCTGTCCTGGATGGGTGGTCTAAGTCTTGGCAGATATGCCAGCAGATATGGGGCTCAACATTCTGGTAGGCGTAGCTTACTTAGATCGAGCGGGAAAATGCGGCTTACTATCTAGATCCGATATGCATTGGGTTCGTCGCACTGATACTGTAACTTGAATTGTGTTTACTCCATTAATTTTCGAACAGACGTATCTGGCTGCCTGAATTGGTTCTTATCTGCCTTCAATTCGCTCAACTGCATGAGTCTTTTCTAATACCCTTTATTCGCTACCGCTGGCTCCACACATATCTCTTATCAATATGGCCTTCGGGCTCTCCGTGAGGGATCAAGGCCACTTCTGTCTCTGCCTTTGCACGTCGAGGTGGCGACTGGGAGAAATCTGCACGCGTGCCTCGGCAACGGTAGTTCGCCAATAGGACTCGCGCGTTCCGAAATCCAAATACAAGGTTGCCTAAGATATGGTTATCTTCTTCTATACTCGGAGGTATAGTACAGGCGATAATAAAGGCCGAGTTAGGCCCGACTATAACTTATAACTTCCCACCTGGAAGAATTCTTTCGTGCCGATAAGATAGCAAGCCGACATCGCCACAAGGTTGCCGCGTGTTCCGTCCGATCTGCGGGATCACAGCGAAGGTTCGGTACCGGGTTTGGGCACTAGACCAGGAACTGATAACCACTGCCAATAGGATACTCGCTGCGGGTGGAGTCAAACGCGGCGTTCATGATCCCCGTTATGTTATACTTGCTCACCGAAGCAGGCACCTGGTGGGTGCTATCATGGTGCTTGGAAAGCGGGTTTGGTCGGCTGCGTGTCACGTCTCCCTAAACAGGTGACTGGATATTTGATGTGTTGTTTGGAGAAAGGTCTCACAAGTGTTTGGGCCAAGAGGTTACATCGGCGTCCGTTGGCCGTCGCATATAGCGGGTAAGATGAGAATTAATATGATAAACTATACTGGGGAGGATTCAGCAAGTGAGATCAACTTGGCACAGGATCTTCTAGGCTAGTAACCTAATTTGGATGTGGGCAGGAGGATTGAAGGGTGCAACCGTTCCTCCTTCTCGTCCTTCTAGAATGGTCTCAAAAAAGTCTATTCGAGGCTAGAACCCACCCAGCCAATCCTCGCCTCCTACCCAGAGCCAATTTTTCCCTTAGTGCGAGGTTTAATAGCATGCCTGCAAACCTTAAATACCACAAGATCTATTGCAGTCATCTTGGAAACATACTGGACGACATATATCAGGCCATACCACCGCACCTCTGTGTCGACGGTGGAGTACGTCTGGGAAGCAACGTAGTCTCCACGCGACAAGGGCGGCAAACGATAGGAAAATATGGAGAACGTCTTTTCCAATGTCTCATGGGCCCATAATCGTGGCGGGGTGTGGAGCGAGTTGACCCACATATTATCAGCGTCTTCCGTAGAATTGCTGTGCAATTATGTAACAAGAACAGCAAAATGCGGGAATAATCATACTACTCCGCACTGGCGATGAGCTACTGCGGTTTTAGTCAAGATTGCTTCAAATACCCCAGGATCCACCGTCTGATGGGAACGGTACCCCCGTCTTACccgcctttcttctcctACCCCTTCCCACACTTTCCTCACATTCCTCACACTTGGATCTCACTCGTATACggattatatatatactagtctCTTACAACGCTCTCCCCTGATCCCATTGTCTTTCGTCCAGGTCGCTTAGAGTACACACCATGGATGTCTTACCAGCGTACCCCAATAATCACGGGGtggacaagaaagaggatgaaTTCGATGCAGATGCCGAGAAGAGGGATATCATGGCTGGCCAAGTCCAGGATGCATTCGGAAGTGAAGAGGATGCTGAGATCAAGTACAAAACCTTGACATGGTGGTATGTATCCCCTCTCCCTGCAAGGCTCGTCACAGGCTAAGAACTTGAGTAAATAGGCAATGCGGCCTGCGTAAGTATCATCGCCAGGCATCGAACGCTATCACTAATTGAGAAGGTAGTTATGATTTGCGAATCTGTTTCCTTGGGAGTGTTGTCTCTGCCAGCAGCCGTGGCCACGTTGGGTTTCGTCCCGTAAGTACTACGAGGGAGGGAGATGCACATCCGGTGACTGACAGTGAACTAGGGGTGTTATCTTGATCATCggtctcggccttctcgCGTTATACACAGGCTACAATATTGGATTGTTTCGCCAGCGCTATCCTCACATTCAGAGTCTGGCAGATGCCGGAGAAATTTTGCTCGGCCGTTTTGGGCGTGAGCTCTTCGGTCTCGGtcaatttctcttttgcATTTTTGTCATGGGAAGTCATATTTTGACCTTCCGTGTCATGATGAATACAATCACCGAGCACGGCACCTGTTCCATCGTTTTTAGCGTGGTCGGCATGCTCATTTCCATGGTGTTATCTATCCCGCGAACGATGAAAGGTATGACGTGGGTCTCGTTCGCTTCCTTTCTCAGCATCTTCGGCGCGGTCATGATTACCATGATCTCCGTGGGCGTACAGGATCACCCTAATCGGGTTATTCATGCCACGGTAGAGACAAATCTCTACACAGGGTTCCAGGCAGTGTCGAATATTGTCTTCGCCTACTGCGCTCATGTAGCCTTCTTTGGTCTCATTGCTGAAATGGAGAATCCTAAGGATTTCAACAAGTCCTTACTCATGTTGCAGTCTTTTGAGATCTGCCTGTATCTCACTGCCGCGGTCGTCATCTATTATTATGTTGGAACTGACGTTGCCTCTCCTGCCTTGACCTCCGCCGGACCTGTGATGAAAAAGGTTGCCTACGGCATTGCCATCCCAACGGTACGAACTGATTAATCCAACCCATCGAATATTGCTAACCGGATCCAGATCGTCGGCGCAGGTGTTGTAAACGGTCACATCGGTCtgaaatatatctatttccgGGCCTGCCGCAAATCGGACCTCCTACACAGTCGCAGCTGGAAGTCCGTCAGTATTTGGCTCGCACTAGGCCTGACCTGTTGGGTTGTCGCCTGGATCATTTCAGAGGGTATTCCTGTTTTTAGCAATCTAAACAGCTTGATTGTATGTCACCCTTTCCTCA
This Aspergillus flavus chromosome 1, complete sequence DNA region includes the following protein-coding sequences:
- a CDS encoding amino acid transporter (neutral amino acid permease); protein product: MDVLPAYPNNHGVDKKEDEFDADAEKRDIMAGQVQDAFGSEEDAEIKYKTLTWWQCGLLMICESVSLGVLSLPAAVATLGFVPGVILIIGLGLLALYTGYNIGLFRQRYPHIQSLADAGEILLGRFGRELFGLGQFLFCIFVMGSHILTFRVMMNTITEHGTCSIVFSVVGMLISMVLSIPRTMKGMTWVSFASFLSIFGAVMITMISVGVQDHPNRVIHATVETNLYTGFQAVSNIVFAYCAHVAFFGLIAEMENPKDFNKSLLMLQSFEICLYLTAAVVIYYYVGTDVASPALTSAGPVMKKVAYGIAIPTIVGAGVVNGHIGLKYIYFRACRKSDLLHSRSWKSVSIWLALGLTCWVVAWIISEGIPVFSNLNSLISALFASWFSYGLSGIYWLHLNYGQWLSSPKKILLTILNIGIALIGLILCVLGLYASGTAIHNDTNSSVFTCANTDT